One window of Elaeis guineensis isolate ETL-2024a chromosome 11, EG11, whole genome shotgun sequence genomic DNA carries:
- the LOC105053693 gene encoding LOW QUALITY PROTEIN: conserved oligomeric Golgi complex subunit 6 (The sequence of the model RefSeq protein was modified relative to this genomic sequence to represent the inferred CDS: inserted 2 bases in 2 codons; deleted 2 bases in 1 codon), which yields MAVSLAPGLSRKLKKVLETRTDNEELVASLATLSTFYTDNTPQARRNLKSSIDHRALAINHHFLQASLPAQQALDRVEEEVNALAQCCDQIAKALSSCSASTGDIINTTERLKQELEITTQRQEIVSLFLRDYQLSNEEINALREEDLNENFFKALLHVQEIHANCKILLRTHHQRAGLELMDMMSVYQEGAYERLCRWVQAECKKLGDSDNPEVSDLLKTAVRSLKERPVLFKYCAEEVANMRHHALFRRFISALTRGGPGGLPRPIEVHAHDPLRYVGDMLGWLHQALASEKELALALLDPDAVTDTGPIARRFSKNLIVIAKTEPDITFILDRIFEGACRPFKVRVEQVLQSQPSLIVSYKLSNTLEFYSYTIADLLGMETALCNTLWLLKDAAQQTFFSILRTRGXKLLRYPPLVAVDLSPPPAVREGVSLLLELIDTYNSMMVSASGKKPDFNPVITALLDPIVQMCEQASEAHKSKGAXRRSRTSSDLGPSNRDSISVDAILAKNNSAITQSAESSSKIYLINCLSAIQQPLVGQEIAADYMNNLCSMIEMHLSMLVEKEVDAILRRCGLLNKMSFIQDDGQREEANALAEVEEMSVPVLSECLRAFFGLVTGNEGSLPEFEQLQVPKLRSDACIRVARALAGAYERIYKAVTDPKNCYPDPRSLVRHSPDQIRTILEI from the exons ATGGCGGTGAGTTTGGCGCCGGGGCTGTCCCGGAAGCTGAAGAAGGTGTTGGAGACGCGGACGGACAACGAGGAGCTGGTGGCCTCGCTCGCCACCCTCTCCACCTTCTACACCGACAACACCCCGCAGGCCCGCCGCAACCTCAAGTCCTCCATCGACCACCGCGCCCTCGCCATCAACCACCACTTCCTCCAAGCCTCCCTCCCCGCCCAGCAG GCGCTGGATCGAGTCGAGGAGGAGGTGAACGCGTTGGCCCAATGCTGCGACCA GATTGCAAAAGCATTGAGCAGTTGCAGTGCGAGCACAGGGGATATTATCAATACCACGGAGAGGTTGAAACAGGAACTTGAGATAACTACTCAACGGCAAGAAATCGTGTCATTGTTTCTTCGTGATTACCAGCTTTCTAATGAAGAG ATAAATGCACTAAGGGAGGAAGATCTGAATGAGAATTTCTTCAAGGCACTTTTGCATGTTCAAGAAATTCATGCCAACTGTAAGATACTGCTAAGAACACATCACCAG CGTGCTGGCTTGGAGCTGATGGATATGATGTCTGTATATCAAGAAGGAGCCTATGAGAGATTGTGCAG gtgGGTCCAGGCAGAGTGTAAAAAATTGGGTGATAGTGATAATCCTGAAGTTAGTGATCTTTTGAAGACAGCTGTTCGTAGCTTAAAAGAAAGGCCTGTTCTTTTCAAGTATTGTGCAGAAGAG GTTGCAAATATGAGACATCATGCATTGTTTAGACGATTTATAAGTGCTCTGACACGAGGGGGACCTGGAGGGCTTCCAAGACCTATTGAAGTGCATGCTCATGACCCTTTACGTTATGTAGGTGATATGTTGGGATGGTTACACCAG GCTCTGGCATCTGAGAAAGAACTTGCACTGGCATTGCTTGATCCGGATGCAGTGACTGATACAGGACCTATTGCTCGCCGCTTTTCCAAAAATCTGATAGTGATT GCAAAAACAGAGCCTGATATTACCTTTATTCTGGATAGAATATTTGAGGGGGCATGTCGACCATTCAAAGTCAGAGTTGAGCAAGTTTTGCAGTCTCAACCTAGCCTTATAGTTTCCTATAAACTGAGCAACACACTAGAGTTCTACAGTTATACT ATTGCAGACTTGCTGGGGATGGAAACAGCTCTCTGCAATACACTTTGGTTACTCAAGGACGCTGCTCAGCAAACTTTCTTTAGTATCCTGAGAACACGGG GAAAACTTTTGAGGTATCCTCCCCTGGTTGCAGTTGATTTATCCCCACCTCCAGCAGTCAGAGAAGGAGTTTCTTTATTGCTTGAGCTTATTGATACCTACAATAGCATGATGGTTTCTGCTTCTGGCAAAAAGCCTGACTTTAATCCTGTGATTACTGCTTTACTTGATCCTATAGTTCAG ATGTGTGAGCAAGCGTCAGAGGCTCACAAGTCTAAAGGAG CAAGGAGAAGTAGAACAAGTTCTGATTTAGGCCCAAGCAACAGAGATTCTATATCAGTCGATGCAATTCTAGCCAAGAACAACTCCGCAATAACTCAG AGTGCTGAGAGTTCATCCAAGATTTACCTTATCAACTGCTTGTCAGCCATTCAGCAACCATTGGTAGGACAAGAAATTGCTGCAGACTACATGAACAACCTCTGCTCAATGATTGAGATGCATCTCAGCATGCTTGTGGAGAAAGAAGTGGATGCCATTCTGAGGAGATGTGGGCTGTTGAACAAGATGTCTTTTATCCAAGATGATGGTCAGCGCGAGGAGGCCAATGCCTTAGCAGAGGTAGAGGAAATGTCCGTGCCGGTGCTCTCTGAATGCTTAAGAGCATTCTTTGGACTTGTCACCGGAAATGAAGGTTCACTTCCAGAGTTTGAACAGCTGCAAGTTCCTAAATTGCGTTCTGATGCATGCATCCGTGTGGCAAGGGCACTTGCAGGAGCTTATGAGCGCATTTACAAAGCAGTCACTGACCCAAAGAATTGTTACCCTGACCCTAGGTCCTTGGTTAGGCATTCACCTGATCAGATAAGAACAATACTGGAAATCTGA